One stretch of Gopherus flavomarginatus isolate rGopFla2 chromosome 2, rGopFla2.mat.asm, whole genome shotgun sequence DNA includes these proteins:
- the ALG2 gene encoding alpha-1,3/1,6-mannosyltransferase ALG2, whose translation MAGGPGSGPSVLFLHPDLGLGGAERLVVDAALALRARGCRVQIWTAHYDPARCFSETRGLVVRSVGDWLPRSLLGRGHALCAALRMAYVALYVLLLSGEEMDVFVCDQVSACIPILRLARTPKKVLFYCHFPDQLLTKRESFLKRIYRAPLDWLEEYTTGMADCIVVNSNFTANVFKNTFKSLNHIKPDVLYPSLNVSTFETIVPVDIASVIPQEKKYLFLSINRFERKKNLALALEALHDLRGRLDAQEWSEVHLVLAGGYDERVLENVEHYEELKTVATKLNISKQVTFVRSFSDEQKISLFNNALCVLYTPSNEHFGIVPLEAMYMRCPVIAVNSGGPLESVINNVTGFLCDPLPTQFSEAMEKLVRDPALKNTMGAAGRARVTEKFSSEAFTEQLYQYICRFTT comes from the exons ATGGCCGGAGGGCCGGGCTCGGGCCCCTCCGTGCTGTTCCTGCACCCGGACCTGGGCCTGGGCGGCGCCGAGCGGCTGGTGGTGGatgcagcgctggcgctgcggGCGCGCGGCTGCCGTGTGCAGATCTGGACCGCGCACTACGACCCCGCGCGCTGCTTCTCGGAGACGCGCGGCCTGGTGGTGCGGAGCGTGGGGGATTGGCTGCCCCGCAGCCTCCTCGGGCGGGGCCACGCGCTCTGCGCCGCGCTGCGCATGGCCTACGTGGCGCTCTACGTGCTGCTGCTGAGCGGGGAGGAGATGGACGTGTTCGTGTGCGACCAG GTGTCTGCTTGTATCCCAATTCTCAGGCTGGCCAGAACTCCTAAGAAGGTTTTGTTTTACTGTCACTTTCCTGATCAGCTTCTGACCAAGAGAGAATCTTTTCTTAAACGCATCTACAGAGCTCCACTTGACTGGTTGGAAGAGTATACTACTGGCATGGCAGATTGTATTGTTGtcaacagcaattttacagcaaaTGTCTTCAAGAATACATTTAAATCCTTAAATCACATTAAACCAGACGTTCTATACCCTTCGTTGAATGTCAGTACCTTTGAAACAATTGTTCCTGTAGATATAGCTAGTGTAATTccccaagaaaaaaaatatttgtttctttcaATCAATagatttgaaaggaaaaaaaacctagCATTAGCTCTGGAAGCATTACATGATCTTCGTGGAAGGCTCGATGCTCAAGAGTGGAGTGAAGTTCATCTAGTGTTAGCTGGTGGTTATGATGAAAGAGTTTTGGAAAATGTGGAACATTATGAAGAGCTGAAGACTGTTGCGACCAAGCTTAATATTAGCAAGCAAGTCACTTTCGTGAGGTCTTTTTCAGATGAACAAAAAATCTCTCTTTTCAATAACGCCCTGTGTGTGCTTTATACGCCAAGCAACGAACACTTTGGCATAGTTCCTTTGGAGGCTATGTATATGAGATGCCCAGTTATAGCAGTTAATTCAGGTGGTCCTTTGGAATCTGTTATAAATAATGTTACAGGATTTTTGTGTGACCCTCTTCCAACACAATTTTCTGAGGCCATGGAAAAATTGGTGAGAGACCCTGCCTTAAAGAATacaatgggagcagctggaagaGCAAGAGTTACAGAAAAGTTTTCATCAGAAGCATTTACAGAACAGCTGTACCAATACATATGTAGATTTACAACATAA
- the SEC61B gene encoding protein transport protein Sec61 subunit beta, translating into MPGPNPSGTSVGASGRSPSKAVAPRAAGSTVRQRKNASCGTRSAGRTTSAGTGGMWRFYTEDSPGLKVGPVPVLVMSLLFIASVFMLHIWGKYTRS; encoded by the exons ATG CCCGGCCCGAACCCCAGCGGCACCAGTGTCGGCGCTTCCGGCCGCTCCCCCAGCAAAGCGGTGGCGCCTCGAGCTGCGGGATCCACCGTCCGGCAAAG GAAAAATGCCAGCTGTGGGACTAGGAGCGCAGGCCGCACTACATCAGCAGGCACTGGTGGCATGTGGAGATTCTACACAGAAGACTCCCCTGGACTCAAAGT tGGTCCTGTTCCAGTTTTGGTTATGAGTCTCCTCTTTATTGCTTCTGTATTTATGTTGCATATCTGGGGCAAGTACACTCGCTCATAG